TCTGTCTTTTCATTTGATATGCATGGTCTTCAAAATATTCATCAGCTAGGCGAAGCGGATATTGGCAATTATTTATTTTCGGCAAGTGCAGTCGGAAGTGATGCGCTATTGCAGTTAGATAAAAAGCTAGAAAAAGAAATGGATCAGCGCTTTAAGCCGAGCGGGCGTAAACCAGAAATTAACGTGTCATTGCAAGAGATGAAGAAACTTGAAGAGAAGATGAAAGAGTGGCAAGGAAAAATTGGCACGTATGAAAAACAAGTAGAGCAGTTAAAAGAAAGTGAAGAGAAGCTTGCTTCTGTTCGCGTGGAGAAAGAGAGTGCAGAAAAGCGAAAGCAAGATTATGAAATATTAGCAGCGCTTGAGCCACTCGTTATTGAAAAACGTGCGCATGAGAAAGTGTTAGAGAACGAGAGCGGGCAGTTTCCTGTAAACGGAATGGCGCGTTATGAAGCAATGAAGGCGAAGATGGAGCCGCTTCAATTACAAGTTGATTCACTCCACAAGAAAATTGAGACAGTGCAATCGGAAATTGCCTCGATTCAAATAGATGAAGAGTTTTTACAAAAAGAAAGTTATGTAGAAGAACTTCGTATGCAGCATATGTCTTACGAAAATGCACGCCAAGAAATGCGTGATATGAGCGGGAATATTACGAATATAAAAGAAGAAATCGCAGAACTAGAACAACAAATTGGTACTACTTTTGAAAAGGAAACAGTTCTTTCATTTGATATGAGTTTGGCAACGAAAGAGTTAATTACGCAAACAGTGCAAAAGGCGCGCGAATTAGAAACGCAAAAAGCACAGCTCGATGATCGTTTTAAAGTAGCGCAAGAGCAATTAGAAGAACAAGAAGAAAATATAAGACAGATTAAGAAACAAATGTTAGTGGATGAAGAGAGAAATGTGTTAGTTGAGAAAGAGAAATCGTTCCAAGATGCGGCGTTTATCGGTATGGGCGCAGAGAGAATGAAGCGCAAGTATGAGGAAAAAGCAGGAGTAGCTAAACAAAAGAAAAAGCAGTGGCAAAGAGTTTGTCTTCTGTTACTTCTTATTAACACAGGCGTTTTATTCACAAGCTTATTTATAGATAACCGAGCGCTCTTATTTATTAGTGTCATTATTTTTGTAGGGATTGTTCTCGCCCTTGTTTTATATAAAGATCCATCAAATGGATTACAAGAAGAGCTCCTTACACTTCAGCAAAGTGCCGGCGGGAGACAAAGTGAAGAAGCGATGTCTGTTCGCTATCAGTTAGAAAAAGATGAAGAGATACGTAAATTATTTGAGCGCGAGTCTTATAAGTTACAGCAGTTGGAACGAGCGTATGATAAAGTCGTTTCATCGTATGAGGAATGGGAGAGAGAAACGTTCCAGGCGGGAGAACAAGTCGATGCATATAAAACGCGCTATATGTTTCCTGAATTTTATACGTATGCACACATATTGCCGGCGTTTGAGCGTATTGAAAAAATGCAGCAATTATATCGTGAATTAGAGAAACAAGGCACGCGAAAATCTTCATTATATGAAATGATTTCGCAATTTGAACATAAACTAGAAACTGTTATCGGTAGTGCGGAGTATAGTAAGCTACACGAGGCACAAAGCCGTATGCAAAATGAGAAAGAGAAGCGCCAAACTTGTAAGCAGTTAAAAGAAAAACTGGCGGAATGGCAAGAAGAATATGAGTTTATGCAAGAACAATTAAAGCAATTACTAATAGAACGAGATGGTTTATGGCATATTGCAGCGTCTACGGATGAAGAGATGTTTTTAGAAGCGGGTAAACTAGCGGAAAAACGTGAAGATGCAGAGAAACAAGTGGGGCGTTTATTACCGCAAATTGATCTGTTAGAAAAACGTTTAACGAGTTTATCATTAGCTGAACATTACGAAGCTGACGGTTATGACGGAAAATTAAAGCAAGAACTGACAGTCGTGCAAAACTGTCTGGTGCAAGAGAAAGAACTGACAGAGCGTATTGCGAAACATCGTATGGAAATTGCGAATTTAGAAGAAGGTAGTA
This DNA window, taken from Bacillus cereus ATCC 14579, encodes the following:
- a CDS encoding ATP-binding protein, producing MRIEKLHIYGYGKLENVEMDLSLLTVLYGENEAGKSTIRSFMKSILFGFPTRGQRRYEPKEGGKYGGAMTVQTEQYGRLKIERLPKTAAGEVTVYFEDGKTGGEEILNDILSGMNESLFESVFSFDMHGLQNIHQLGEADIGNYLFSASAVGSDALLQLDKKLEKEMDQRFKPSGRKPEINVSLQEMKKLEEKMKEWQGKIGTYEKQVEQLKESEEKLASVRVEKESAEKRKQDYEILAALEPLVIEKRAHEKVLENESGQFPVNGMARYEAMKAKMEPLQLQVDSLHKKIETVQSEIASIQIDEEFLQKESYVEELRMQHMSYENARQEMRDMSGNITNIKEEIAELEQQIGTTFEKETVLSFDMSLATKELITQTVQKARELETQKAQLDDRFKVAQEQLEEQEENIRQIKKQMLVDEERNVLVEKEKSFQDAAFIGMGAERMKRKYEEKAGVAKQKKKQWQRVCLLLLLINTGVLFTSLFIDNRALLFISVIIFVGIVLALVLYKDPSNGLQEELLTLQQSAGGRQSEEAMSVRYQLEKDEEIRKLFERESYKLQQLERAYDKVVSSYEEWERETFQAGEQVDAYKTRYMFPEFYTYAHILPAFERIEKMQQLYRELEKQGTRKSSLYEMISQFEHKLETVIGSAEYSKLHEAQSRMQNEKEKRQTCKQLKEKLAEWQEEYEFMQEQLKQLLIERDGLWHIAASTDEEMFLEAGKLAEKREDAEKQVGRLLPQIDLLEKRLTSLSLAEHYEADGYDGKLKQELTVVQNCLVQEKELTERIAKHRMEIANLEEGSTYGDLMHEWEMKKAQVREQVKKWAAYAAAKTVLTKTKQYYHEVHLPRILQKSEEYFVYLTGGRYSKIFSPSESEPFIVERNDGMRFYSHELSQATAEQLYLSLRFALAKTFEHDYPFIIDDSFVHFDAVRTNRTIELIKEIAKDRQVIFFTCHAHLLAYFTEKQIIKLTHMRKENEL